Proteins co-encoded in one Gossypium arboreum isolate Shixiya-1 chromosome 11, ASM2569848v2, whole genome shotgun sequence genomic window:
- the LOC108473618 gene encoding protein RER1A-like, with protein METRPTGGGLDGDDLSQSSPATAVSRWSFEVSRRYQHVLDKTVPHILHRWIACLVLVLIYAVRVYFVQGFYIITYGLGIYLLNLLMGFLSPQVDPEMQDGPSLPTRGSDEFRPFVRRLPEFKFWYSITKAFCIAFVMTFFSLFDVPVFWPILLFYWLMLFILTMKRQILHMIKYKYVPFSFGKQRYDGKKAPTESVNLLPRD; from the exons ATGGAGACCAGACCAACCGGCGGTGGCCTAGATGGTGACGATCTATCCCAATCGTCTCCTGCAACCGCTGTATCGCGGTGGAGCTTCGAGGTGTCGCGTCGGTACCAGCATGTTCTGGACAAGACTGTCCCGCACATTCTGCACCGCTGGATAGCATGTCTGGTGCTGGTGCTGATCTACGCCGTACGCGTCTACTTTGTGCAGGGTTTCTACATCATCACCTACGGCCTCGGCATCTACTTGCTGAATCTCCTGATGGGGTTCCTTTCTCCTCAAGTGGACCCTGAGATGCAGGATGGCCCATCGCTCCCCACCCGCGGATCCGATGAGTTTCGCCCTTTCGTTCGCCGACTCCCCGAGTTCAAATTCTG GTACTCTATTACAAAGGCCTTCTGCATTGCTTTTGTGATGACGTTCTTCAGTCTGTTTGATGTGCCTGTCTTTTGGCCTATACTCCTTTTCTACTGGCTAATGTTATTCATTCTAACAATGAAGAGACAGATATTGCACATGATCAAATACAAATATGTTCCTTTCTCTTTTGGTAAACAG CGATATGATGGCAAGAAGGCGCCTACAGAAAGTGTGAACCTTCTTCCTAGGGATTAA